ATCATTGGAATCGCCCTCTTGAAGTTTTTCTTTATAATTTAACAGAATCGCTTCAGATAATGGTTCTGGTGCTACTTCAACATCTGGATTAACACCCGTTTTATGAATCCATGTCCCTTTAGGCGTTAACCATTTCGCCACGGTTAATTTTAGCTCCCCTAATTCCGACTTACTCGTAATATTTTGAGCAGTTCCTTTCCCGAATGTCTTCTTACCAACTAATGGGTAATCTGTATTTTCACCAATTGCTGCCGCTAAGATTTCACTGGCACTGGCACTACCTCCATTAATTAATACAGCATAAGGTTCTTTAATTTTAAACTTACCATATAACACATCATTAGCAGGAATCGGCACCGGATCAGCATGAGGTTCTTGCATTTGTAAAATGTTTTGTCCTTGTTTTAAAAACATATTCCCCATTTTAATTGCTTGGTCTAACAATCCTCCTGGATTATTACGTAAATCGATGACAAATGCTTTTGCCCCTTCCTTACGTAATTTTGTCACTGCTTCTTCCAATTCTTTGGCGGTTGTAGCTGAAAATTGCGAAATTTTAATATGTCCAATTGCTTTATTTTTTTTATCAATTTCTCCAGTTACGGAAACAACTGGAATTTCAGCTCGTTCTACTGTTACATCAAATGTTGTCGAACCACGTTGAATTTTCAACGTCACTTTTGATCCTACTTCACCACGAATCAATTTGACAATTTCCGATGTATTTTTATCTAATAATTTTTCGCCATCTGCTTCTAAAATAATATCATTAGGCTGTAATCCAGCACGTTCGGCAGGCGTACCAGCAATGGCACTAATAATTACTACTTGCCCATTTTGCAAAGTAAATTGAACACCAATACCTGAAAAAGAACCTTCAATCGATTCATCAAACATATTTGCTTTTTCTGCATCCAAGTATTCAGAATAAGGGTCACCTAGCGATGACACCATTCCTTCCAATGCACCTTGAAGTAATGTGTTTTTATCGACATCTTCTATATATTTATCTAAGATAGAATTATAAACATCAATAATCTTTTGAATATCTTCTTTGTTCAAAGGAGATTCTTTTACCGGTTTCGTATTTTGTTGAGTTGTTTGCTCCGTCGTCGTTTCGGTTGTGGTTTCTTGCGCAAACATTGACGGTGCATAGGACAATATCATAGCAGAACATAATAATGTCCCAAAAATACGTTTCATATCTTTCATTTAATCCCCTTCTTATTTCTGTAATTGTACAGCAGTTTCTAATGCGATTTCCATCATTTGTGTAAAGGTTTGTTCACGTTCTTGTGCGGTTGTTTCCTCTCCAGTTATTAAATGGTCACTAATTGTACACATTGCT
The genomic region above belongs to Aerococcaceae bacterium zg-1292 and contains:
- a CDS encoding S41 family peptidase; the protein is MKDMKRIFGTLLCSAMILSYAPSMFAQETTTETTTEQTTQQNTKPVKESPLNKEDIQKIIDVYNSILDKYIEDVDKNTLLQGALEGMVSSLGDPYSEYLDAEKANMFDESIEGSFSGIGVQFTLQNGQVVIISAIAGTPAERAGLQPNDIILEADGEKLLDKNTSEIVKLIRGEVGSKVTLKIQRGSTTFDVTVERAEIPVVSVTGEIDKKNKAIGHIKISQFSATTAKELEEAVTKLRKEGAKAFVIDLRNNPGGLLDQAIKMGNMFLKQGQNILQMQEPHADPVPIPANDVLYGKFKIKEPYAVLINGGSASASEILAAAIGENTDYPLVGKKTFGKGTAQNITSKSELGELKLTVAKWLTPKGTWIHKTGVNPDVEVAPEPLSEAILLNYKEKLQEGDSNDYVKSAIVMLRAFGYEIESDYIFDASVKKAVEKFQAEHDLNVDGIITGDTATALNTAAREYLQTHDSQYDKAVESVKKLLGQNE